One stretch of Methermicoccus shengliensis DSM 18856 DNA includes these proteins:
- the cca gene encoding CCA tRNA nucleotidyltransferase — protein sequence MEDEQFIRIKEEVLRRIRPPEDEVERVSALADSLITICEECAHELGLCVTCTLVGSVARGTWLKGDHDFDVFILFPPSTSWEELERLGLEIGRRAARKFASLYKGDAKVIERYADHPYIQLVFEDGEVDFVPAYRIDDASCILSAVDRTPHHTRYVLSHIAGREDEVRLLKQFFKAAGIYGSELKRRGYSGYLCELLVIHYGSFLECIRAMASWRRGTVIDIEGHSTKKHDEPLVVVDPVDPKRNVASALSLDNFARSIHRARAFLSSPSPSFFEIEEESLSIDPRRGTGLLALEFPRPELVDDVLYPQIYHAMESVASLLEREGFRVYSKRVGERDGYICMLFELEVWELPPIKKHMGPPVDLREHAERFLARYRDNPRACSEVYIENGRYCVDLRREHQRADALVAARLKECSLGKHLNEVLTGRAVVLFGEDVMRRGRVFRYA from the coding sequence ATGGAGGATGAACAGTTCATCCGGATAAAAGAGGAGGTGCTGAGGCGCATAAGGCCCCCAGAGGACGAGGTCGAGAGGGTGAGCGCCCTTGCGGATAGCCTCATCACAATCTGCGAGGAGTGTGCACATGAGCTCGGGCTCTGTGTGACGTGCACGCTGGTGGGCTCTGTGGCGCGGGGCACGTGGCTTAAGGGAGACCACGACTTCGACGTGTTCATCCTGTTTCCGCCAAGCACGAGCTGGGAGGAGCTCGAAAGGCTTGGGCTCGAGATTGGAAGGCGGGCTGCCCGCAAGTTTGCCTCGCTGTATAAGGGGGACGCAAAGGTCATAGAGCGGTATGCCGACCACCCCTACATCCAGCTCGTATTCGAGGACGGCGAGGTGGACTTCGTGCCAGCGTACCGCATCGATGATGCCTCGTGCATACTCTCCGCCGTGGACCGCACACCCCACCACACCAGATACGTGCTCTCCCACATCGCTGGAAGGGAGGACGAGGTCAGGCTGCTAAAGCAGTTCTTCAAGGCAGCGGGCATCTATGGCTCCGAGCTCAAGCGCCGCGGCTACTCTGGGTATCTGTGCGAGCTGCTCGTGATACACTATGGCTCATTTCTGGAGTGCATCAGGGCAATGGCCAGCTGGAGGCGCGGCACTGTGATAGACATCGAGGGGCACTCCACAAAAAAGCACGATGAGCCCCTCGTGGTGGTGGACCCCGTGGACCCGAAGAGAAATGTGGCATCCGCTCTCTCGCTGGATAACTTCGCCCGCTCCATCCATCGCGCAAGGGCTTTTTTGAGCTCTCCGAGCCCCTCGTTCTTCGAGATTGAGGAGGAGAGCCTCTCGATAGACCCAAGGAGGGGGACAGGGCTCTTAGCTCTGGAGTTCCCCAGACCAGAACTCGTGGACGACGTGCTGTATCCACAGATATACCACGCCATGGAGTCGGTGGCCTCCCTGCTGGAGAGGGAGGGGTTCAGGGTGTACTCCAAGAGGGTGGGCGAGAGGGACGGATACATATGCATGCTGTTCGAGCTCGAGGTGTGGGAGCTTCCCCCCATAAAAAAGCACATGGGTCCCCCGGTTGACCTCAGAGAGCATGCAGAGAGGTTCCTTGCTCGCTACAGAGATAACCCACGTGCATGCTCAGAGGTGTACATCGAGAACGGAAGGTACTGCGTTGACCTGAGAAGAGAGCACCAGAGGGCAGATGCGCTCGTTGCGGCAAGACTGAAGGAGTGCTCACTCGGTAAACACCTCAATGAGGTGCTCACCGGGAGGGCAGTGGTGCTCTTCGGGGAGGATGTGATGAGGAGGGGAAGGGTGTTTCGCTATGCATAG
- a CDS encoding DUF4013 domain-containing protein: MMSMDILEGLKSPTLDEDWLKKVVIGGLLSLIPIVNLVVSGYVLRRFRMAAMGEPNLPEWKEWGELFVGGLKLLVVTFVYLFVPILLIMLITGLVTMSAIGLGAGGHAARMLVLSGTFVASVLMVVFALFWPMAAARLAMTDSIYEALRVGDIYHRIRMVLGDYLLTYVVYLLVYVVLVIVYVALMTFPQTLFVGVVLSVFVSFYVYLALASVFGRLYALSEPA; the protein is encoded by the coding sequence ATGATGTCCATGGATATCTTGGAGGGACTGAAATCCCCCACCCTCGACGAGGATTGGCTCAAGAAGGTGGTGATAGGTGGGCTGCTCTCCCTCATCCCAATAGTGAATCTTGTAGTGAGTGGATACGTGCTAAGGAGGTTTAGGATGGCAGCGATGGGGGAGCCCAATCTTCCAGAGTGGAAAGAGTGGGGGGAGCTGTTCGTGGGCGGGCTGAAGCTGCTGGTGGTCACCTTTGTGTACCTATTTGTGCCCATACTGCTCATCATGCTCATCACGGGGCTGGTGACCATGTCCGCCATTGGCCTCGGGGCTGGTGGCCATGCAGCGAGAATGCTTGTTCTCTCTGGCACCTTTGTGGCATCGGTGCTGATGGTGGTGTTTGCGCTCTTTTGGCCCATGGCGGCTGCGAGGCTTGCCATGACCGACAGCATCTACGAGGCCCTGAGGGTTGGTGATATCTATCACAGGATAAGAATGGTTTTAGGTGACTACCTGCTGACGTATGTGGTCTACCTGCTGGTGTATGTGGTTTTAGTAATCGTCTATGTGGCGCTCATGACTTTCCCCCAGACCCTATTCGTCGGCGTCGTGCTCTCGGTGTTTGTATCGTTCTACGTGTATCTCGCCCTTGCCAGTGTCTTTGGCAGGCTGTATGCGCTCAGTGAGCCTGCGTGA
- a CDS encoding 4Fe-4S binding protein has protein sequence MDERALVPEDIERGLDVVDDVLVYTQDTPQLKKRLLYSYRRCNGCGVCVKACPTEALELGPIPEIATGLDVPPITWNIDRCTFCGMCAALCPIGAIEMHTLDEEGESSTQSLLEMNVHMNERCLPCLLCERSCPNDAITLSLNIPRKEELVSFEEDAEGTIEIDRERCTLCGLCAHFCDALLMVEREPEVNTPCPFEDVLVDEDRCDYCTLCAQLCPEDAIKVVRTKGSEVTVAPPSIEGKVEVDAKRCTRAGWCRAVCPYDAVELTRPFEGTIRLLRGPLLECDPVGCHACFNVCPSECFYVKAPEDTEHGGVEGIRIGVRSEYCIYCGACEHACPLDGIVVERSEVRHRTLPEGAWHEQWSRAVDALKGASRGRPELKKTIDRVVYTPPTPDHGIESVPEKHLDEVRESIRVLEECLRDPKIRRRMEDGDA, from the coding sequence ATGGACGAAAGGGCGCTCGTTCCAGAGGACATCGAGAGAGGGCTCGATGTAGTCGATGACGTGCTGGTGTACACACAGGACACGCCACAGCTGAAAAAGCGCCTGCTCTACAGCTACAGGAGGTGCAACGGCTGCGGTGTGTGTGTGAAGGCGTGCCCCACCGAGGCGCTCGAGCTGGGACCAATCCCGGAGATAGCTACAGGGCTGGACGTGCCCCCAATCACGTGGAACATCGACAGGTGCACGTTCTGTGGGATGTGCGCTGCGCTTTGCCCCATCGGCGCCATCGAGATGCACACTTTGGACGAGGAGGGTGAGAGCAGCACTCAATCCCTCCTCGAGATGAATGTGCACATGAACGAGCGCTGCCTTCCCTGTCTTCTGTGTGAGAGGAGCTGTCCCAACGACGCCATAACCCTCTCCCTGAACATACCACGAAAAGAAGAGCTCGTATCCTTCGAGGAAGATGCCGAGGGCACCATCGAAATCGACAGAGAGAGGTGCACGCTGTGCGGGCTGTGTGCCCATTTCTGTGATGCCCTGTTGATGGTAGAGCGAGAGCCAGAGGTGAACACTCCATGTCCGTTCGAGGATGTGCTGGTGGATGAGGACAGGTGCGACTACTGCACGCTGTGTGCCCAGCTGTGCCCAGAGGATGCCATCAAGGTGGTGCGCACGAAGGGCTCAGAGGTCACGGTAGCGCCGCCCTCAATCGAGGGGAAGGTGGAGGTGGATGCCAAGCGGTGCACGAGGGCAGGGTGGTGCAGGGCGGTGTGTCCCTATGATGCGGTGGAGCTCACCCGGCCCTTCGAGGGTACGATAAGGCTGCTCAGGGGCCCTCTTCTTGAGTGCGACCCCGTTGGCTGCCATGCGTGCTTTAACGTGTGTCCCTCAGAGTGTTTCTATGTGAAGGCTCCAGAGGACACCGAGCACGGGGGCGTGGAGGGGATACGGATCGGCGTGAGGAGCGAGTACTGCATATACTGCGGGGCATGTGAGCATGCGTGCCCCCTCGATGGCATCGTGGTGGAAAGGAGCGAGGTACGCCATCGCACACTTCCTGAGGGGGCTTGGCATGAGCAGTGGAGTAGGGCAGTGGACGCCCTGAAGGGCGCATCCAGGGGAAGGCCAGAGCTGAAAAAGACCATAGACAGGGTGGTCTATACACCCCCAACACCAGACCATGGCATCGAGAGCGTGCCAGAAAAGCACCTCGATGAGGTGAGAGAGAGCATTCGTGTGCTGGAGGAGTGCCTGAGGGACCCGAAGATCAGAAGGCGAATGGAGGATGGAGATGCGTGA
- a CDS encoding proteasome-activating nucleotidase has product MAGSEDAPTRHQQQNEKEEPRHEMTEELNEYSRYLLEKMRQLESKNDTLRSLNYQMETEIQMSERIKLKQEQEIKRLKRELEKLKTPPLLVGTVSDIIDEERAVVKISNGNSFLVRVSSGLDGLDVGSRVAMNQQNLSIVEVLPSTYSTLIRHSEVIEDTNVDFSQIGGLKEQIRELRETVELPLTRPELFEKVGIEPPQGVLLYGPPGTGKTLLAKAVAHSTRATFVRIVGSELVQKYIGEGARLVRELFELARENAPSIVFIDELDAVGAKRYESTTGDREVQRTLMQLLAELDGFEPRGDVKVIAATNRPDILDPALLRPGRFDRIIEVPMPDEGARAEILRIHTRNMNISGDVNFERLAKLTEGANGADLRMIAIEAGMFAIRQEREYVTHRDFEMAIEKVKSGSSPSSYPEGMFA; this is encoded by the coding sequence ATGGCTGGCAGTGAGGATGCGCCCACGCGCCACCAGCAGCAGAATGAGAAGGAGGAACCAAGGCACGAGATGACAGAGGAGCTAAACGAGTACTCCAGATACCTGCTCGAGAAGATGAGGCAGCTCGAGTCCAAGAATGACACACTGCGAAGCCTCAACTACCAGATGGAAACCGAGATACAGATGAGCGAGCGCATCAAGCTCAAGCAGGAGCAGGAGATAAAGCGGCTCAAGAGGGAGCTCGAAAAGCTCAAGACGCCTCCCCTGCTGGTGGGCACTGTGAGCGATATCATAGACGAGGAGAGAGCAGTGGTGAAAATCAGCAATGGCAACTCGTTCCTCGTGAGGGTGTCCTCAGGGCTCGATGGGCTGGACGTGGGCTCACGCGTGGCAATGAACCAGCAGAACCTCTCAATCGTTGAGGTGCTTCCATCCACATACAGCACCCTCATCAGGCACAGCGAGGTGATAGAGGACACCAACGTGGACTTCTCCCAGATTGGTGGGCTGAAGGAGCAGATACGCGAGCTCAGGGAGACCGTGGAGCTACCGCTCACAAGACCCGAGCTGTTCGAGAAGGTGGGCATCGAGCCCCCGCAGGGCGTGCTGCTCTATGGCCCACCTGGCACTGGAAAGACGCTGCTCGCCAAGGCGGTTGCCCACAGCACGAGGGCAACGTTCGTGAGAATAGTGGGCTCTGAGCTCGTGCAGAAGTACATCGGCGAGGGCGCAAGACTCGTGAGGGAGCTGTTCGAGCTGGCGAGGGAGAACGCCCCCTCCATCGTGTTCATAGACGAGCTGGATGCGGTGGGAGCAAAGAGGTATGAGAGCACCACGGGGGACAGGGAGGTGCAAAGGACGCTCATGCAGCTGCTCGCAGAGCTCGATGGATTTGAGCCAAGGGGAGATGTGAAGGTGATTGCAGCCACCAACCGCCCGGACATCCTCGACCCGGCCCTCTTGAGACCCGGCAGGTTCGACAGGATTATCGAGGTTCCGATGCCAGATGAGGGGGCAAGGGCGGAGATACTGAGAATTCACACCCGCAACATGAATATCTCGGGTGATGTGAACTTCGAGAGGCTCGCCAAGCTCACAGAGGGCGCGAACGGCGCAGACCTCAGGATGATTGCCATCGAGGCAGGGATGTTTGCCATCAGGCAGGAGAGAGAGTATGTGACCCACCGGGACTTCGAAATGGCCATCGAAAAGGTAAAGTCCGGGTCGTCGCCCTCCAGCTATCCAGAGGGCATGTTTGCATAG
- a CDS encoding DUF1858 domain-containing protein has translation MITKDMRIAEVVGKYPDTMMVFLQYGLGCIGCQIARYETIEEGALAHGLDVDQLVADLNAVVEEAEREEEEAAE, from the coding sequence ATGATAACGAAGGACATGCGCATAGCAGAGGTGGTGGGCAAGTATCCAGACACCATGATGGTGTTTCTGCAGTATGGTCTGGGGTGCATAGGTTGCCAGATTGCCCGCTATGAGACCATAGAGGAGGGAGCCCTCGCCCATGGTCTGGACGTTGACCAGCTCGTTGCCGACCTGAACGCCGTGGTGGAAGAGGCAGAGAGGGAAGAGGAGGAAGCTGCAGAGTAG
- a CDS encoding bifunctional 5,10-methylenetetrahydrofolate dehydrogenase/5,10-methenyltetrahydrofolate cyclohydrolase: MQDISELYKGYEDKVIDGRRIASEIEGEVKEKVSVLKDEGVEPALATILVGEHPPSKLYVKLKHWACKRVGIRSIDHKLPEDTSEGELLSLIAELNEDDEVDGILVQMPLPRHIDPLKVMRAVSPAKDVDGFHPSNMGRLMQGDESGLVPCTPKGIMIALERYGIEVQGRHAVVVGHSNIVGKPTAAMLLNRNATLSVCHVYTHDLSHHTRQADILVVATGVKGLIRGDMVKKGAVVFDVGITWIEDRVYGDVEFSEVVDVAGLISPVPGGVGPITIAVLMSHTLKAALSRK; the protein is encoded by the coding sequence ATGCAGGACATCTCGGAACTCTACAAGGGATACGAGGACAAGGTTATCGACGGTAGAAGGATTGCCTCCGAGATAGAGGGGGAGGTCAAGGAAAAGGTCAGCGTGCTCAAGGATGAGGGTGTGGAGCCAGCGCTTGCCACCATCCTCGTGGGGGAGCACCCTCCCTCCAAGCTGTACGTGAAGCTCAAACACTGGGCATGCAAGAGGGTGGGCATCCGCTCGATAGACCATAAGCTGCCAGAGGACACGAGTGAGGGGGAGCTGCTCTCCCTGATAGCAGAGCTCAACGAGGACGATGAGGTGGACGGCATCCTCGTGCAGATGCCCCTTCCGCGCCACATAGACCCCCTCAAGGTGATGAGGGCAGTCTCGCCTGCCAAGGATGTGGATGGCTTTCATCCCTCCAATATGGGAAGGCTCATGCAGGGCGATGAGAGCGGGTTGGTACCCTGCACCCCGAAGGGCATCATGATAGCTCTGGAGCGGTATGGCATCGAGGTGCAGGGCAGGCATGCAGTGGTGGTGGGGCACAGCAACATAGTGGGCAAGCCCACCGCGGCGATGCTGCTGAACAGAAACGCCACGTTGAGCGTGTGCCATGTGTACACCCACGACCTTTCCCACCACACGAGGCAGGCGGACATCCTCGTGGTGGCAACTGGAGTCAAGGGGCTCATCAGGGGCGACATGGTAAAGAAGGGGGCAGTGGTGTTCGATGTGGGCATCACGTGGATAGAAGACAGGGTGTACGGGGATGTGGAGTTCTCAGAGGTCGTGGATGTGGCAGGGCTCATATCTCCAGTGCCAGGGGGCGTGGGACCCATCACCATAGCAGTGCTCATGTCCCACACCCTGAAGGCTGCACTCTCAAGGAAATAG
- the folP gene encoding dihydropteroate synthase — MRAKDVLRRDGRCAIMGVINLSSESFYEGSYCPPSRISDTIERMMEQGADIVDVGARSTAPNAPHISVREELERVEEAMSALDGDEEVLISVDTQYAKVAEKALSLGAHIVNDVSGLTCDSALARVVNDYECPIVLMASCVRRGDGLGLAHSLECARRTLERAERLGVDSESIILDPAIGRWTPQRCALHDLELLDGLEHFKQMGFPLLIGVSRKSFIGEVLGVPPQERLYGSLGATAIAAYKGADIIRTHDVMETLHTVRVVEAIRRKAP; from the coding sequence ATGCGTGCAAAAGACGTGCTGAGGAGGGATGGCAGATGTGCCATCATGGGTGTGATAAACCTCAGCAGTGAGTCCTTCTATGAGGGTTCCTACTGTCCTCCATCCCGCATCTCGGATACGATAGAGCGCATGATGGAGCAGGGGGCGGACATCGTGGATGTGGGCGCTCGCTCAACCGCACCCAACGCCCCCCACATCTCGGTGAGAGAGGAACTCGAGAGGGTGGAGGAGGCGATGAGCGCTCTGGATGGGGATGAGGAAGTGCTCATATCCGTGGACACACAGTACGCCAAGGTGGCGGAAAAGGCGCTCTCTCTTGGCGCCCACATCGTCAACGACGTTAGCGGGCTCACGTGCGATTCAGCACTCGCCCGTGTGGTAAACGACTATGAGTGCCCCATCGTGCTCATGGCATCGTGCGTGCGAAGGGGAGATGGGCTCGGGCTTGCCCACAGCCTTGAGTGTGCAAGAAGGACGCTCGAGAGGGCAGAGCGGCTGGGGGTGGACAGTGAGAGCATAATACTCGACCCAGCGATAGGAAGGTGGACACCCCAGCGGTGTGCCCTCCACGACCTTGAGCTGCTGGACGGGCTCGAGCACTTCAAGCAGATGGGCTTTCCACTGCTCATTGGAGTGTCCAGAAAGTCGTTCATAGGCGAGGTGCTGGGTGTGCCTCCACAGGAGAGGCTGTATGGAAGCCTTGGGGCAACCGCCATTGCGGCGTACAAGGGTGCCGACATCATACGAACACACGATGTGATGGAGACGCTACACACCGTGCGCGTGGTGGAGGCGATACGCAGAAAAGCGCCCTAA
- a CDS encoding NAD-dependent epimerase/dehydratase family protein, with protein MMRLSGLRVLITGGAGFIGSHLVDALAEHNEVVVLDDLSSGRMENISHHMDEEGFTFIRGSIFDEHALRRACEGVDIVFHLAANPEVRIGAQDTWVHIEQNVLATHRLLEQMRCEGIREIAFTSTSTVYGEAEVIPTPESYGPLIPISTYGASKLACEALICAYCHSFSMRSWIFRFANIVGLRSRHGVIHDFIQKLLENPSRLEILGDGTQKKSYLYVRDCVDAILHSIESAQEDVNIFNIGSDDTTEVNRIAELVLDEMGLEDVEIVYVNELDGRGWVGDVRHMLLSCEKLRRLGWVPNHTSEESVRCAIRDRLREVGYA; from the coding sequence ATGATGAGGCTAAGCGGGCTTAGGGTTCTCATAACAGGAGGAGCGGGTTTTATAGGCAGCCATCTCGTGGATGCGCTCGCAGAGCACAACGAGGTGGTGGTGCTCGACGACCTCTCCAGTGGCAGGATGGAGAACATCAGCCATCACATGGACGAGGAGGGCTTTACGTTCATCAGGGGCAGCATCTTCGATGAGCATGCCCTGAGACGTGCGTGTGAGGGTGTGGACATCGTGTTTCACTTAGCGGCAAACCCGGAGGTGCGCATAGGGGCGCAGGACACGTGGGTGCACATCGAGCAGAACGTGCTCGCCACCCACAGACTTCTCGAGCAGATGAGGTGTGAGGGCATAAGGGAGATTGCGTTCACCTCCACCTCCACCGTGTATGGTGAGGCCGAGGTCATTCCCACGCCCGAGAGCTATGGGCCCCTCATACCGATATCCACGTATGGTGCCAGCAAGCTGGCGTGTGAGGCACTGATATGTGCGTACTGCCATAGCTTTAGCATGCGCTCGTGGATTTTTCGGTTTGCCAACATCGTGGGGCTTAGAAGTCGTCATGGAGTGATTCACGACTTCATACAGAAGCTGCTGGAAAACCCATCGAGACTGGAGATACTCGGCGATGGCACGCAGAAGAAGTCCTACCTCTATGTGAGGGACTGTGTGGATGCCATCCTCCACAGCATTGAGAGCGCGCAGGAGGATGTGAACATCTTCAACATAGGCTCTGATGACACCACCGAGGTGAACCGCATCGCAGAGCTCGTGCTCGATGAGATGGGGCTCGAGGATGTGGAGATAGTGTATGTGAACGAGCTGGATGGCAGGGGCTGGGTGGGTGATGTGCGCCACATGCTGCTATCGTGCGAGAAGCTCAGGAGGCTCGGTTGGGTTCCCAACCACACCTCTGAGGAAAGCGTGAGGTGTGCCATAAGGGACAGGCTGAGGGAGGTGGGCTATGCATAG
- a CDS encoding (2Fe-2S)-binding protein has product MCGCSCCSDDSAGTCTTDYESENSCCTRTPPSSEMVCKHCGSQGIPVDRITVIVHTKEEHWHEVGDDMYFCPSPECDVVYFNDEVCLLKEHVKSRVTLKEREHPIPLCYCKGVTLKDVENAVRNGANTLEDVRRATGLATGRECRIANPMGRCCLTAYPSLVKEVLNRHKEAQNL; this is encoded by the coding sequence ATGTGTGGATGCTCATGCTGTTCAGATGATAGTGCAGGAACCTGCACCACGGACTATGAAAGTGAGAACTCGTGCTGCACACGCACCCCACCCTCGAGTGAGATGGTGTGTAAGCACTGTGGAAGCCAAGGCATTCCTGTAGACAGGATAACGGTAATAGTCCACACCAAGGAGGAGCACTGGCACGAGGTGGGGGACGACATGTACTTCTGCCCCTCTCCTGAGTGCGATGTGGTGTACTTCAATGACGAAGTTTGCCTGCTCAAGGAGCACGTGAAGAGCAGAGTCACACTGAAGGAAAGAGAGCACCCAATACCACTATGCTATTGCAAGGGTGTCACGCTAAAGGACGTAGAGAATGCGGTTAGGAATGGTGCTAATACGCTTGAGGATGTTAGGAGGGCCACGGGGTTAGCCACAGGCAGGGAGTGCAGGATTGCCAACCCCATGGGAAGATGCTGTCTAACGGCCTATCCATCACTCGTGAAAGAGGTGCTGAACAGACATAAAGAAGCACAAAATCTATAA
- a CDS encoding serine hydroxymethyltransferase, producing MTNTHGIGNHIREVDPEIERILEREWERQQYKINLIASENYASPAVREAQGCIMTNKYAEGYPHRRYYGGCEWVDEAEELAIERAKKLFGAEHVNVQPHSGSQANMAVYFAVLKPGDTILSMDLSHGGHLSHGSPISFSGKLYNVVSYGVSRDTERIDYAEVEALAREHRPQMIVCGASSYPREIDFKAFAEIAEDVGAYLLADIAHIAGMVAVGLHNSPIPHADFVSTTTHKTLRGPRGGMVMCREEYAKLLDKALFPGIQGGPLMHVIAAKAVALKEALSPEFAEYQRRILDNAKRLAQGLIQGGFDLVSGGTDNHLMLVDLNSIGITGKEAEERLSEVGIILNKNTIPFETRKPFIASGIRLGTPAITTRGFGTAEMDQIAEWVEHVLRGKPSKEEKLSILEGVREMCARYPIW from the coding sequence TTGACAAATACTCATGGTATCGGTAATCACATCAGAGAGGTTGACCCAGAGATAGAGCGCATACTGGAGAGAGAGTGGGAGCGCCAGCAGTACAAGATCAACCTCATCGCATCTGAGAACTATGCTTCGCCCGCAGTGAGAGAGGCACAGGGCTGCATCATGACCAATAAGTATGCCGAGGGGTACCCGCATCGCAGATACTATGGCGGGTGTGAGTGGGTTGATGAGGCTGAGGAGCTCGCAATCGAGAGGGCAAAGAAGCTGTTTGGTGCAGAGCACGTGAACGTACAGCCCCACTCGGGCTCGCAGGCAAACATGGCGGTATACTTTGCAGTGCTAAAGCCCGGGGACACGATACTCAGCATGGACCTCTCTCATGGTGGGCACCTGTCCCATGGCAGCCCAATCAGCTTTTCTGGCAAGCTGTACAACGTGGTGAGCTATGGTGTGAGCAGGGACACCGAGAGGATTGACTATGCCGAGGTCGAGGCTCTCGCAAGAGAGCACAGACCCCAGATGATTGTGTGTGGCGCAAGCTCGTACCCAAGGGAGATCGACTTCAAGGCATTTGCTGAGATTGCAGAGGACGTGGGGGCATACCTGCTCGCAGACATCGCCCACATCGCGGGGATGGTGGCCGTGGGGCTGCACAACAGCCCCATACCTCACGCCGACTTCGTGAGCACCACCACCCACAAGACGCTCAGGGGTCCAAGGGGGGGCATGGTGATGTGCAGAGAGGAGTATGCCAAGCTGCTGGACAAGGCGCTATTTCCCGGGATACAGGGCGGCCCCCTCATGCATGTGATTGCCGCAAAGGCGGTGGCCCTCAAGGAGGCTCTCTCCCCGGAGTTTGCCGAGTACCAGAGACGCATTCTCGACAACGCCAAGCGGCTCGCACAGGGGCTCATACAGGGGGGCTTTGACCTCGTATCGGGGGGTACGGACAACCATCTGATGCTCGTTGACCTGAACAGCATCGGCATCACGGGCAAGGAGGCAGAGGAGAGGCTCTCAGAGGTGGGCATCATACTCAACAAGAACACCATCCCCTTCGAGACGAGAAAGCCGTTCATCGCGAGTGGAATCAGGCTTGGCACGCCCGCCATAACCACGAGGGGCTTTGGCACCGCAGAGATGGACCAGATAGCAGAGTGGGTCGAGCACGTGCTCAGGGGCAAGCCCTCGAAAGAAGAGAAGCTATCCATACTGGAGGGCGTGCGGGAGATGTGTGCCAGATACCCCATCTGGTGA
- a CDS encoding MATE family efflux transporter: MHERVPDLVSGSIMRNLWKLALPMMVGNVLQTMFGIVDMIFVGRLGPEAIAAVSLSGSVLFVIMAATTGVSVGTTAMVSRAIGAGDRLKADRVAAQSVMLGIIVSGVLAVLGMLSSRRILMLIGARGETLVLAQSYLNIMFLGIVTVILLFLVMGIMQGAGDAKTPMKIIALSNVLNMGLDPVLIFGLLGVPALGVEGAALATVLSRGVFLLVGLYILVSGMTYVGIRLDGLRIELSIMRKIVEIGIPASVNLIIRSSAGVLFITIVAMYGTVAIATYGVGMRIDSVVLMPVFGLASASSTLVGQNLGARQPERAEATAMSAAKICALILCGVGALFYVVAPQIISVFTTSPEVIAMGTEYVRVVVFSYVFMAYGMVLAMSLNGAGDTTPPLVSTAISLIVFQVPLALLLPRVVGVKGLWVSIVVAAMVQSVIMLYVFKRGRWKQKHI, encoded by the coding sequence ATGCACGAGAGAGTGCCAGACCTCGTGAGTGGAAGCATCATGCGCAACCTGTGGAAGCTCGCGCTTCCCATGATGGTGGGCAACGTGCTCCAGACGATGTTCGGCATCGTGGACATGATATTCGTGGGCAGGCTGGGCCCAGAGGCAATCGCCGCCGTCTCCCTCTCGGGCAGTGTGCTGTTCGTCATCATGGCGGCCACCACTGGTGTGTCGGTGGGCACCACAGCAATGGTGTCGAGGGCGATAGGTGCAGGGGACAGACTAAAAGCGGACAGGGTGGCTGCACAGTCCGTGATGCTCGGTATTATCGTCTCTGGCGTTCTTGCGGTACTGGGTATGTTGAGCTCGAGACGGATACTCATGCTCATAGGGGCAAGGGGCGAGACGCTCGTGCTCGCACAGAGCTACCTCAACATCATGTTTTTGGGGATAGTCACGGTGATTCTGCTGTTTTTGGTGATGGGTATCATGCAGGGAGCGGGAGATGCCAAGACGCCCATGAAAATCATTGCCCTCTCCAATGTGCTCAACATGGGGCTCGACCCCGTGCTGATATTCGGGCTGCTGGGCGTTCCAGCCCTCGGGGTCGAGGGTGCTGCCCTTGCCACAGTGCTGTCGAGGGGTGTGTTTTTGCTCGTGGGGCTCTACATACTCGTGAGCGGAATGACGTATGTGGGTATCAGGCTCGATGGGCTCAGAATCGAGCTTTCCATCATGAGAAAAATCGTGGAGATAGGCATTCCCGCATCAGTGAACCTCATCATCAGAAGCAGTGCAGGTGTGCTGTTCATTACCATCGTGGCGATGTACGGCACCGTGGCCATCGCAACCTATGGCGTGGGAATGAGGATAGACTCCGTTGTGCTCATGCCTGTGTTCGGGCTCGCCTCAGCTTCCTCCACCCTCGTGGGACAGAACCTTGGAGCAAGACAGCCAGAGAGGGCAGAGGCGACTGCCATGAGTGCGGCAAAGATATGCGCCCTCATACTATGTGGAGTTGGTGCGCTGTTCTATGTGGTAGCCCCCCAGATCATCTCCGTGTTCACCACCAGCCCAGAGGTGATAGCCATGGGCACGGAGTATGTGAGGGTGGTCGTGTTTTCCTATGTGTTCATGGCGTATGGTATGGTGCTCGCCATGTCGCTGAATGGTGCCGGGGACACCACACCACCACTGGTGAGTACTGCCATAAGCCTCATTGTGTTCCAAGTTCCCCTTGCTCTTTTGCTTCCCAGGGTGGTTGGGGTAAAGGGGCTGTGGGTGTCCATCGTGGTGGCTGCGATGGTGCAGAGCGTGATAATGCTGTATGTGTTCAAGCGTGGAAGATGGAAACAAAAGCACATTTAG